The window TCGTCACTCTTTTGCGGCAGATCGAGACACATGTGTATCGAACGGCCTACTATTTGCTGGACAACGAACAGGACGCACAAGACGCGGCCCAGGAGGCTTTAATCAGGATATACCAAAAAATTTCATCATATGAAGAAAAAGCTAAATTTCAAACATGGGTTCAGCGAATCGTCACGAATGTTTGCATCGATAAGTTCCGGCGTGCGAAAGAGACCGTTTCCGTCGAGGAACATGCGCTTTTTTTCCCGTCGGATCAGGACGTCGAGCGAGAAGTGTTGTCCAAAGACGCGGCGCGGGATGTTCGCGCGGCGATCCGCCGCCTGCCGGAACAACAGCGCGCCGTGGTGATTCTGCGTTACATGCAGGATTTTTCTTATCAGGAGATTGCGTCCAGCCTTGATTTGCCGATCAACACGGTAAAGTCGCATTTGTTTCGCGCTCGGCAACAGCTGCAACAGTGGCTGCAGGAATACGATTACGGTTACGAAAAGAAGGGGGTGCGCGGATGAACGCGATCGAATGTGCGGAAGCGGCGGAATGGATGCAACGGCTGATCGATTCGGACTTGAACCGTGAGAAAGAGCGAGTGCTTCTGCGCCATCTCGACGGTTGCGACGCGTGCCGTAAACGGTTTGAAAGGCTGATGTCGGTCGACGAACAGCTGCGCCGATTGCCGAAAGTTGAACCGCCGTTCAGTTTGGTCGATGCCGTCTTGCCGATGTTGGACCGAATCGGCGCCTCTGCTGCGCCGCCTTCTCCTGTTGCCGCGCGGTCCGAGCCGCGTCAGGAAACCGTGAAGAAAGCTTCCGTGAAGAAAGCTTCTTTACCTGTTGCGAGATGGATCGGGCTATTGCCCTACGGTTTAGCCGGCGTCGCCGCGGCGGTCGTCGTGTTCGTCGCGCTCGGTTTATTCGGTTCCGACTCCGGCGGGGACAAAACGACGACGCTCGGAACGGATGCCGTGCAGCCGTCTGCCGCCGACGGGAGCGCTGCGGCCGGTGTGCAGTCTTCGACGCGTCCGAACGATTTTCTGAATCAGGCGGACGTATCGGACGACGGAGAACCCGAATCCTCCGCCGCACCGAAGTTTGTGAAACCGGCATGGCCGTCGCCGCCGGAGGAAGACGAAGCGACCGAGGCAGAAACGCTCGAGCCGAAAAAAACGCCGCGCCCGTCCGAACCTGCCGTAACGGAACCGACGGCGTCTGGCCGCAGCGGTCTTATCGTGGGCACGACGGCGCCGGTTGCCGCGTCGACCGGCAATCGGCCTTCGGATTCGGACGCAGGTGCGCCGTCCGGCGGTGATGCCGCGGCGCTCGGCCGTTCCAGCGCAGCCGACGGAGAACCTTCGACATCGCCGGGTGCCGCTGTCCTGAGGCAGATGCAGACGCCGACGCCTTCTTCGCCGGCATCTTCTTCCGGAGGAACGACGGGCGTCGCCGGCATCGGTTCTGCGGTGACGCCGGCGCGCGAAGGCTGGGTCTCGCCCGACGGTCGATGGACGGCCGCCGTTGAAAATGGACGGCTCGTCGTCCGCAGGAGCGAAACCGGCGAGGCGGTGTTCCGCTCGCGGCTGTCGTGGGAAGCCGATGCGGCGGTGCAAGGCCGGTGGACCGATGCCGATACGTTTTCGTACACTGTGACGGCGGGCGGGCAGACGTTCCGTTATGTGGTCGACATGAAGACGTATATGGAAGTGTCGACGGATTGAGGGTCCCGGAATACCGGGACTTTTTCGTTTGCACCTTGCTCGAACCGGCTGCGTATAATAACGACGAACAGCGGGGCCGTCGCCGACCGGCGGTTCCCGCGCCGGAACCGGCGGCGTTCATCATAAATCGCGGGAGGGGGCGTTCGGCGCCGGCGGGTTCGCACGTCGGCGGGAGGCGGCGCCCTTTTCCGCGTTTTTTGCTATAATGGGAAAAAAGCGCGCCGAGGGTTTGCGACTTTTCGGGTGCGAAAGGACGGGACAAGTTCGGATGGATTATCGCACT of the Candidatus Reconcilbacillus cellulovorans genome contains:
- a CDS encoding RNA polymerase subunit sigma encodes the protein MVAPELIRAAREGDREALVTLLRQIETHVYRTAYYLLDNEQDAQDAAQEALIRIYQKISSYEEKAKFQTWVQRIVTNVCIDKFRRAKETVSVEEHALFFPSDQDVEREVLSKDAARDVRAAIRRLPEQQRAVVILRYMQDFSYQEIASSLDLPINTVKSHLFRARQQLQQWLQEYDYGYEKKGVRG